From Bosea sp. NBC_00550, the proteins below share one genomic window:
- the fliK gene encoding flagellar hook-length control protein FliK → MNLAQLVKSQTFATLLQALDAAGELTAGRTVQAKLLSLEPDGTATAAIGDTKVALVLAGPQARQAALQPGATLLLRLDPPEQPGGDLRATLVEVRPPTSPSGAPIAQQPLTPPPATGSAAAPAAVLPAPAAAPPASSSPQPNQAPQQPSAGSAPPISVAAAQLARATAEPSAPAPATVPQGAAPAAAAIPAIPAALTAAAARLLAGPLLGAVLHRQDSLAPLFANLRGLAEGSIALALPKTLLPAIDRVLAQAVPAERQPVTAQRLKEAFQSSGLFMEAHQAAGEPPPRQGDLKASLQALRETLLPIVESLSPDSKATRLERAAIALTAEQHTEIAPGTAADQTARAAPPRRDGPLLPQPATEPTLAPGEKPLAIAETLLGQTEAALDRIKLTQYASLPLEPARQDGTQPAQRWLAEIPIAFQHGTAMLPLHVEREAPRRDVQGVSPPLWRIRFALDVEPMGPLQGVVTLQGRDVGVTLWAERDETSQILRGAAPGLESALLHADFASGAVDVHTGQPRVMQPTAGQFLDRLS, encoded by the coding sequence ATGAACCTCGCCCAGCTCGTCAAGAGCCAGACCTTCGCCACCCTGCTGCAGGCGCTCGACGCGGCAGGCGAGCTGACGGCTGGCCGGACGGTACAGGCGAAGCTGCTCTCGCTGGAGCCGGACGGCACGGCCACGGCCGCGATCGGCGACACGAAGGTCGCGCTCGTCCTCGCCGGACCGCAGGCACGGCAAGCGGCGCTGCAGCCGGGGGCGACGCTGCTCCTGCGGCTCGACCCGCCCGAGCAGCCCGGCGGCGATTTACGCGCCACGCTGGTGGAAGTCCGCCCGCCAACCTCGCCATCCGGCGCTCCGATCGCACAGCAACCCCTCACGCCGCCGCCTGCGACCGGTTCTGCTGCTGCGCCTGCCGCCGTCCTGCCCGCTCCCGCGGCTGCCCCGCCCGCTTCCAGCTCGCCGCAGCCGAATCAGGCCCCGCAGCAACCCTCCGCTGGCAGCGCTCCACCCATATCTGTCGCAGCCGCTCAGCTGGCGCGCGCCACCGCAGAACCATCTGCCCCGGCACCCGCGACCGTGCCGCAGGGCGCTGCACCCGCTGCTGCGGCAATACCTGCGATTCCAGCGGCCCTGACCGCAGCCGCTGCGCGCCTGCTCGCCGGCCCCCTGCTCGGCGCCGTGCTGCATCGGCAGGACAGCCTCGCCCCGCTTTTCGCCAATCTGCGCGGCCTCGCGGAGGGTTCGATCGCGCTCGCGCTGCCCAAGACCCTGCTGCCGGCGATCGACCGCGTGCTCGCCCAGGCCGTGCCGGCCGAGCGCCAGCCTGTCACGGCGCAGCGCCTGAAGGAGGCGTTCCAGAGCTCCGGACTGTTCATGGAGGCCCACCAGGCGGCGGGCGAACCGCCACCGCGACAGGGCGACCTGAAGGCCAGCCTGCAGGCGCTGCGCGAGACCTTGCTGCCGATCGTCGAATCCCTCTCCCCGGATTCGAAGGCGACCCGCCTGGAACGGGCAGCCATTGCGCTCACCGCCGAGCAGCACACCGAGATCGCGCCGGGCACCGCCGCGGACCAAACGGCCCGTGCCGCCCCGCCCCGCCGCGACGGCCCGCTCCTGCCGCAACCCGCCACTGAGCCGACGCTTGCGCCTGGCGAAAAGCCGCTCGCCATCGCCGAAACCCTGCTCGGCCAGACCGAGGCGGCGCTCGACCGCATCAAGCTGACGCAATACGCCTCGCTGCCGCTGGAGCCAGCCCGCCAGGACGGCACCCAGCCGGCGCAACGCTGGCTCGCCGAGATCCCCATCGCCTTCCAGCATGGCACCGCGATGTTGCCCCTGCATGTGGAGCGCGAGGCGCCGCGCCGGGACGTACAGGGCGTGAGCCCGCCGCTCTGGCGCATCCGCTTCGCCCTCGATGTCGAGCCGATGGGCCCGCTGCAAGGCGTCGTCACCCTGCAGGGCCGCGATGTCGGCGTGACGCTCTGGGCGGAACGCGACGAAACCAGCCAGATCCTGCGCGGTGCGGCACCCGGCCTGGAGAGCGCCCTGCTCCATGCCGATTTTGCCAGCGGCGCCGTCGATGTCCATACGGGCCAGCCACGCGTGATGCAGCCGACGGCCGGCCAGTTCCTGGATCGCCTCTCATGA
- a CDS encoding EscU/YscU/HrcU family type III secretion system export apparatus switch protein, whose product MSAPQPPRIAVALEYDGHGAPRVTAKGRGELAERIVATAREHDVAVEQNAILAQALSTVELDDQIPEELYRATAQVIAFVLSLRGEMRRLNRDGHRP is encoded by the coding sequence ATGAGCGCGCCGCAGCCGCCCCGCATCGCCGTCGCGCTCGAATATGACGGGCACGGGGCGCCGCGCGTCACCGCCAAGGGCCGCGGCGAACTGGCCGAGCGCATCGTCGCGACCGCGCGCGAGCACGACGTCGCCGTCGAGCAGAACGCCATCCTCGCTCAGGCCCTCTCGACGGTCGAGCTCGACGACCAGATCCCGGAGGAACTCTACCGGGCGACGGCGCAGGTCATCGCCTTCGTGCTGTCGCTGCGTGGCGAGATGCGCCGGCTGAACCGGGACGGCCATCGACCTTGA
- a CDS encoding GNAT family N-acetyltransferase, producing MTTGIVVRRIGPAAYAELGPAFAELAGHALEPNPHMAPSAVTAATMLVPEDDIIVLCAWFSEALDFEQLVGVWAFRRERDWRSGFASALAAPLVPLYEVSSLPVLDRDHAADAARALLRYLVASGDLPHTLLLPLLPLDGACYATLAEACRQTGSRISTYERWVRPVMIPQPGDDSERYLRRALGSGYKKRMQQFRAVAKQGALTFRRSRGRAALDALDAFLTLEAAGWKGETGTAIACLPADAAYIRRMAELFAAEDTLQIDTLLLDGQVLATGLLVESGDRRHFLKIAYDEAQARHSPGRTLTIAMLQADLAGTPPALFDSGAGEGVDPGTYVWGERREMANAIIRIGPGKPGAAQVAAFSRMWLRRLREAVKARSGRASPPKGR from the coding sequence TTGACCACCGGAATCGTCGTCAGGCGCATCGGCCCTGCCGCCTACGCGGAGCTGGGACCGGCTTTCGCGGAGCTTGCCGGCCACGCGCTGGAGCCCAACCCGCATATGGCGCCGAGCGCCGTCACGGCCGCGACGATGCTCGTGCCTGAGGACGACATCATCGTGCTCTGCGCCTGGTTCAGCGAGGCGCTGGATTTCGAGCAACTGGTGGGCGTCTGGGCCTTCCGGCGCGAGCGCGATTGGCGCAGCGGCTTCGCCAGCGCCCTCGCCGCGCCGCTGGTGCCGCTCTACGAAGTCTCCTCCCTGCCCGTGCTCGACCGCGACCATGCAGCGGATGCGGCCCGGGCCCTGCTGCGTTATCTCGTCGCCTCCGGCGATCTGCCGCATACGCTGCTGCTGCCGCTCCTGCCCCTCGACGGCGCCTGCTACGCCACCCTCGCGGAAGCCTGCCGCCAGACCGGCAGCCGGATCTCGACCTATGAGCGCTGGGTCCGGCCCGTCATGATCCCCCAGCCAGGCGACGACTCCGAACGTTATCTGCGGCGCGCGCTGGGCTCCGGCTACAAGAAGCGGATGCAGCAGTTCCGGGCCGTCGCGAAGCAGGGTGCGTTGACCTTCCGCCGCAGCCGCGGCCGCGCGGCGCTGGACGCGCTCGATGCGTTCCTCACCCTCGAAGCCGCAGGCTGGAAGGGTGAGACCGGGACGGCGATCGCCTGCCTGCCGGCGGACGCCGCCTATATCCGCCGCATGGCCGAGCTCTTCGCAGCCGAGGATACCTTGCAGATCGACACCCTCCTGCTCGATGGCCAGGTGCTCGCCACCGGCCTGCTCGTCGAAAGCGGAGACCGCCGCCACTTCCTCAAGATCGCCTATGACGAGGCGCAGGCGCGCCATTCGCCGGGCCGCACCCTGACGATCGCGATGCTCCAGGCCGACCTCGCCGGCACGCCGCCCGCCCTCTTCGACAGCGGCGCGGGCGAAGGCGTCGATCCCGGCACCTATGTCTGGGGCGAGCGCCGCGAGATGGCCAACGCCATCATCCGCATCGGGCCCGGCAAGCCCGGCGCAGCGCAGGTCGCCGCCTTCAGCCGGATGTGGCTGCGGCGCCTGCGGGAGGCCGTCAAGGCTCGGTCGGGGCGGGCGTCTCCTCCGAAAGGGCGTTGA
- the mog gene encoding molybdopterin adenylyltransferase, whose product MTTAARIGIVTVSDRASAGVYTDEGGPAIRDYLAKVLTSPWEAVARVIPDDRRLIAETLIELADREGCCLVVTTGGTGPAPRDVTPEATEDVIEKPMPGFGELMRQVSLAKVPTAILSRQTAGIRGRTLIVNLPGRPRAIAECLDAVMPAIPYCIDLIEGPYLETDPALITAFRPKK is encoded by the coding sequence ATGACCACGGCCGCCCGGATTGGAATCGTCACCGTCTCCGACCGCGCCTCGGCCGGCGTCTACACCGACGAGGGTGGTCCCGCGATCCGGGACTATCTGGCGAAAGTGCTGACTTCCCCGTGGGAGGCGGTCGCGCGCGTCATCCCCGACGATCGCAGGCTCATCGCCGAGACCCTGATCGAGCTCGCCGACCGCGAGGGCTGCTGCCTCGTCGTCACCACCGGCGGCACCGGCCCGGCCCCGCGCGACGTCACTCCGGAGGCGACCGAGGACGTGATCGAGAAGCCGATGCCCGGCTTCGGCGAATTGATGCGCCAGGTCAGCCTCGCCAAGGTGCCGACCGCGATCCTCTCGCGCCAGACCGCGGGCATCCGCGGCAGGACGCTGATCGTCAACCTGCCGGGGCGCCCGCGCGCTATCGCCGAATGCCTGGACGCGGTGATGCCGGCGATCCCCTACTGCATCGACCTGATCGAGGGTCCCTACCTCGAAACCGACCCAGCTTTGATCACCGCCTTCCGGCCGAAGAAATAG
- a CDS encoding IS110 family transposase has translation MPVCTTVPEPSRFLGCDVGKAGIVVFDSRGDTLGSLPNEASALAAFAAGLGPDCLVVCEATGGYEDALLAALVSAGCPAHRADARKVKAFIRSYGTLGKSDALDARALARYGAERHARLIRWQAPAPARERLQVLVRTRADLVAQRTACTNRLNAPGIEPVKAPLQALHDCLKAQIAALAQTIAETLRTIARTDRSEQALRSIRGIGTTTAATLIALMPELGRISRRQAAALAGLAPHPNQSGSRDAYRPTRGGRAEIKAALFMPAMAAARHDPAMRDAYTRLIANGKKPIVALTAIMRRIIVIANARVRDQNKLS, from the coding sequence ATGCCGGTTTGCACCACGGTCCCTGAACCCTCCCGTTTCCTCGGCTGTGATGTCGGCAAGGCCGGGATCGTCGTCTTCGACAGCCGCGGCGACACCCTCGGCAGTCTCCCTAACGAGGCTTCGGCCCTGGCAGCCTTCGCAGCCGGGCTCGGCCCGGACTGCCTCGTCGTCTGCGAGGCGACGGGCGGCTATGAGGACGCCCTGCTGGCGGCGCTCGTCTCAGCCGGCTGCCCGGCCCATCGCGCCGATGCCCGCAAGGTCAAGGCCTTCATCCGCTCCTATGGGACGCTCGGGAAGAGCGATGCGCTCGATGCCAGGGCGCTTGCCCGCTACGGCGCCGAGCGCCACGCTCGGCTGATCCGCTGGCAGGCGCCCGCCCCGGCACGCGAGCGCCTCCAGGTCCTGGTGCGGACCAGAGCCGATCTCGTCGCCCAGAGAACGGCCTGCACCAACCGGCTCAACGCTCCCGGCATCGAACCGGTCAAAGCCCCGCTCCAGGCCCTGCACGACTGCCTCAAAGCCCAGATCGCCGCCCTGGCGCAAACCATCGCCGAGACCCTGCGCACCATCGCCCGCACCGACAGAAGCGAGCAGGCCTTGCGCTCCATCCGCGGCATCGGAACGACCACCGCCGCCACCCTCATCGCACTCATGCCCGAGCTCGGACGCATCAGCCGGCGCCAGGCCGCCGCACTCGCAGGCCTGGCTCCTCATCCAAACCAGAGCGGCAGTCGAGACGCCTACCGCCCAACCAGAGGCGGCAGGGCCGAAATCAAGGCCGCCCTGTTCATGCCCGCAATGGCCGCCGCAAGGCACGACCCCGCCATGCGCGACGCCTACACACGCCTCATCGCAAACGGAAAAAAGCCAATCGTCGCTCTCACCGCAATCATGCGACGCATCATCGTCATCGCAAATGCCCGCGTCAGAGACCAAAACAAACTGAGTTGA
- a CDS encoding glutathione peroxidase, protein MDRRSVISGLGALAAMPGMAFAQARSDAHAFGFDRPGGGRLALGDYRGRPILVVNTATRCGYAGQMATLEQLWQRYQTRGLMLVAVPSNDFGGQEPLDGAAIAEAARQSHGATYAFVEKTVVRGPQAHPFYRWAAAERPTETPRWNFHKYLIGRDGALIGGFPAATDPLSPQLVRAIGEELQAG, encoded by the coding sequence ATGGACAGGCGCTCGGTGATCTCGGGCCTCGGTGCGTTGGCGGCGATGCCGGGCATGGCTTTCGCCCAGGCACGCAGCGATGCCCATGCTTTCGGTTTCGACCGGCCGGGCGGAGGGCGACTAGCGCTCGGCGATTATCGCGGCCGGCCGATCCTCGTCGTCAACACGGCGACGCGCTGCGGCTATGCCGGCCAGATGGCCACGCTGGAGCAGCTCTGGCAGCGCTACCAGACGCGCGGCCTGATGCTGGTGGCGGTCCCGAGCAACGATTTCGGCGGGCAGGAACCGCTCGACGGCGCCGCCATCGCCGAGGCGGCGCGCCAGAGCCATGGCGCGACCTATGCCTTCGTCGAGAAGACCGTGGTGCGTGGGCCGCAGGCCCATCCCTTCTATCGCTGGGCGGCGGCGGAGCGGCCGACCGAGACGCCGCGCTGGAATTTCCACAAATACCTGATCGGCCGCGACGGCGCCTTGATCGGCGGTTTTCCGGCGGCGACCGACCCACTCTCGCCGCAGCTCGTACGCGCGATCGGCGAGGAGCTTCAGGCGGGGTGA
- a CDS encoding response regulator, which produces MSKARSEYRILVVDDQKSMRGLATYFLKQIEFQDIDEAENAREALMKMQTKRYDLLLLDWNMDGMSGIDLLRAIRSVPELNQIKIIMATSERSVDKMDEATTNGADHYVVKPYELRDLEVRVKKVLAC; this is translated from the coding sequence ATGTCAAAGGCCAGAAGCGAGTACCGCATCCTGGTGGTCGACGACCAGAAGAGCATGCGCGGCCTGGCGACCTATTTCCTGAAGCAGATCGAGTTTCAGGACATAGACGAGGCGGAGAACGCCCGCGAAGCGCTGATGAAGATGCAGACCAAGCGCTACGATCTGCTGCTGCTCGACTGGAACATGGACGGCATGAGCGGCATCGACCTGCTGCGCGCCATCCGCTCGGTGCCGGAGCTCAACCAGATCAAGATCATCATGGCGACCTCGGAACGCTCGGTCGACAAGATGGACGAGGCGACCACCAATGGTGCCGACCATTATGTGGTGAAGCCCTATGAGCTGCGTGACCTCGAGGTCCGGGTGAAGAAGGTCCTCGCCTGCTGA
- the cheB gene encoding chemotaxis-specific protein-glutamate methyltransferase CheB, translating into MNMPTSPAAPIKVLVVDDSILMQKLMTQIIDSAPGFKVIGVAGSAEEGWDAIQALRPDVLTLDLELPGRHGLKLLARVLKQDPLPVLIVSAFGGPGADNTIQALELGAIDFIEKPDGTTHTLEGFMKHLVAALQRASASRKMIAAARQMAQITAPARPAPLREPARAGKTSLIAIGASTGGVPAVQTVMRDLAHLRLPIVVVQHMPPGYTAKFAARLATATGLDVREAADGDRLRPGMAVVAPGGLRHLEVEERRGELVCVLKEGPLVSGHSPSVDVMFHSVARSLGAHAVGILLTGMGRDGADGLLAMRKAGAETLIQSGETCVVNGMPKAAFELGAADRVVPLDQIGAAVSQLIGERPNLRSA; encoded by the coding sequence ATGAACATGCCGACGTCCCCCGCAGCGCCGATCAAGGTCCTGGTCGTCGACGACTCCATCTTGATGCAGAAGCTGATGACGCAGATCATCGACTCTGCGCCCGGCTTCAAGGTGATCGGCGTCGCCGGCAGCGCGGAGGAGGGCTGGGACGCCATCCAGGCGCTGCGCCCGGATGTGTTGACGCTCGACCTCGAACTGCCCGGGCGGCACGGCCTCAAGCTGCTGGCGCGGGTGCTGAAGCAGGACCCGCTGCCCGTGCTCATCGTCTCGGCCTTCGGCGGGCCGGGCGCCGACAACACCATCCAGGCGCTGGAGCTCGGCGCCATCGACTTCATCGAGAAGCCTGATGGCACGACCCACACGCTCGAAGGCTTCATGAAGCATCTCGTCGCGGCGCTGCAGCGCGCCTCGGCCAGCCGCAAGATGATCGCCGCCGCGCGCCAGATGGCTCAGATCACCGCTCCCGCCCGCCCGGCGCCACTGAGGGAGCCGGCGCGCGCCGGAAAGACCTCGCTGATCGCGATCGGCGCCTCCACCGGCGGCGTGCCGGCCGTGCAGACGGTGATGCGCGACCTCGCCCATCTCAGGCTTCCGATCGTCGTGGTGCAGCACATGCCGCCCGGCTACACCGCGAAGTTCGCGGCACGGCTCGCGACCGCGACTGGGCTCGATGTCCGCGAGGCGGCGGATGGCGACCGGCTGCGGCCCGGCATGGCGGTGGTGGCACCGGGGGGCTTGCGCCATCTCGAAGTCGAGGAGCGGCGCGGCGAGCTCGTCTGCGTGCTCAAGGAAGGCCCGCTCGTCAGCGGCCATTCGCCCTCCGTCGACGTCATGTTCCATTCCGTGGCACGCAGCCTCGGCGCGCATGCGGTCGGCATCCTGCTCACCGGCATGGGCCGCGACGGCGCTGACGGTTTGTTAGCTATGCGCAAAGCCGGGGCCGAGACGTTAATCCAAAGTGGGGAGACCTGCGTGGTAAACGGGATGCCGAAAGCGGCCTTCGAGTTGGGAGCCGCCGACAGGGTCGTTCCGCTGGACCAGATCGGGGCCGCGGTCAGCCAGCTGATCGGCGAGCGCCCGAACCTGCGGAGCGCGTAA
- a CDS encoding chemoreceptor glutamine deamidase CheD: MSVSRSSRRYFDPRFEATIITVAPGEHEITSAKDEIVATVLGSCVSVCLRDPQIGVGGLNHFLLPKNNGSADASAGERYGDTAMEVLINDLLKRGARRSNFEAKVFGGARVLSGATMLAIGDGNIAFVNEFLKVEGIPVVSRDVGGTRSRRIHYQPSTGRAWVQHVQPTSRDSGHEQEIAYLNRLKTQPVAGEVEVW, from the coding sequence ATGAGCGTCTCACGATCCTCTCGCCGCTATTTCGACCCGCGCTTCGAGGCGACGATCATCACCGTCGCGCCGGGCGAGCACGAGATCACCTCGGCCAAGGACGAGATCGTCGCGACCGTGCTCGGCTCCTGCGTCTCGGTCTGCCTGCGCGATCCGCAGATCGGCGTCGGCGGGCTCAACCATTTCCTGCTGCCGAAGAACAACGGCAGCGCCGATGCCAGCGCCGGCGAGCGCTATGGCGACACGGCGATGGAGGTGCTGATCAACGACCTGCTCAAGCGCGGCGCGAGGCGCAGTAATTTCGAGGCGAAGGTCTTCGGCGGCGCGCGCGTGCTCTCGGGTGCGACGATGCTCGCCATCGGCGACGGCAACATCGCCTTCGTCAACGAATTCCTGAAGGTCGAGGGCATTCCCGTCGTCTCGCGGGATGTGGGTGGCACGCGCTCGCGGCGCATCCACTACCAGCCCTCGACGGGCCGTGCCTGGGTGCAGCACGTCCAGCCCACCTCGCGCGACAGCGGCCACGAGCAGGAAATCGCTTATCTCAACCGGCTCAAGACCCAGCCCGTGGCTGGTGAAGTGGAGGTCTGGTGA
- a CDS encoding CheR family methyltransferase has translation MSRPTSLSSMAALQPAMADITLTRDDMSFIAKLVYDQAGIVIREHKEAMTRGRLARRVKALGMGSVAEYCAFLKTPQAAGELPELINAVTTNHTAFFRERHHFDHLRKDVMPRLLQERAGRRGRIRIWSSACSSGEEAYSIAASCRDVMGARSDLDFKILATDIDTDILARAEAGIYPAELFERLPADVKPMLKLEGGVGRGDARISEDLRRLVAYKRLNLIEKWPMSGPFDIIFCRNVFIYFDTQTKASILDRFVALLSPGGFLYLGHSESLPQPHPNLRLIGRTIYERTA, from the coding sequence ATGTCCAGACCGACATCGCTTTCCAGCATGGCCGCCCTCCAGCCCGCCATGGCCGACATCACCCTGACGCGCGACGATATGAGCTTCATCGCGAAGCTGGTCTACGACCAAGCCGGCATCGTCATCCGCGAGCACAAGGAGGCGATGACGCGCGGGCGGCTGGCGCGTCGCGTCAAGGCGCTCGGCATGGGCTCGGTCGCCGAATACTGCGCCTTCCTGAAGACGCCGCAGGCAGCCGGAGAGCTGCCCGAGCTGATCAATGCGGTGACGACCAACCACACCGCCTTCTTCCGCGAGCGCCACCATTTCGACCATCTGCGCAAGGATGTGATGCCGCGGCTGCTGCAGGAGCGGGCCGGGCGCCGCGGGCGCATCCGCATCTGGTCATCCGCCTGTTCCTCGGGGGAGGAGGCCTATTCGATCGCGGCCTCCTGCCGCGACGTCATGGGCGCGCGCAGCGATCTCGATTTCAAGATCCTGGCGACCGACATCGACACCGACATCCTGGCGCGGGCCGAGGCCGGCATCTATCCGGCGGAGCTGTTCGAGCGGCTGCCGGCCGATGTGAAGCCGATGCTCAAGCTGGAAGGCGGGGTGGGGCGAGGCGATGCCCGCATCAGCGAGGATCTGCGCCGGCTGGTCGCCTACAAGCGGCTGAACCTGATCGAGAAATGGCCGATGAGCGGTCCGTTCGACATCATCTTCTGCCGCAACGTCTTCATCTATTTCGATACGCAGACCAAGGCCTCGATCCTCGATCGGTTCGTCGCGCTGCTGTCGCCCGGCGGCTTCCTCTATCTCGGCCATTCGGAATCGCTGCCGCAGCCGCATCCGAACCTGCGCCTCATCGGCCGAACCATCTACGAGAGGACAGCATGA
- a CDS encoding methyl-accepting chemotaxis protein produces MGSALGPFSRLSVSQPLTAAGSAALAGGLAYYAASTGTPVMAALSVSAVALLGGLAAWGATRSVAGVSRAATRLAEAGEWALPAATGSGEAAELSRALATLHEQGQEAVRLRAALDHGRANVMICDPEGRIIYASKGLLRFFAEAQEDFRAAFPGCSAKDMLGRVMERVRGEHRLAAGQSVRLTLGRRTICLALTPIEGGEGRSLGTAVEWQELTDELAAAAEVSQLIEAALDGDFSRRVGAQGKSEVLARMAGGMNRINELLDNAFADIAEVAEGLSEGDLTRRMGGIHRGRLGQIQHDINEALGVLGERIEMIRATAGSISHAAIDVNTVAADLAMRTDQIAVDLGEASGAAAEIAASVGRSSAHSREASDLAGTTMGVAREGQSVVARAAGAIERIESSSLRISEIVGVIDEIAFQTNLLALNAAVEAARAGDAGKGFAVVASEVRSLAQRSAQAAKDIKGLIATSNGQVAEGVGLVRETGETLGRIVAAVNSVSTTVAEISAVSAKQAHGMGGVNRSVSQVDKGIRQNAELAGRGVQAAGELAGQVAMLSEIVDAFRPTTAPRWVEPQHARRAMPAPMAPEPRLPLQTQPRRVAAGGRMGG; encoded by the coding sequence ATGGGCAGCGCGCTCGGCCCCTTTTCACGACTCTCGGTCAGCCAGCCGCTGACCGCGGCCGGCTCGGCAGCACTTGCCGGCGGGCTCGCCTATTACGCGGCCTCGACAGGCACGCCCGTCATGGCGGCTCTGAGCGTCTCCGCCGTGGCCCTGCTCGGTGGCCTCGCCGCCTGGGGCGCGACCCGCTCCGTGGCCGGTGTCTCGCGTGCCGCGACGCGCCTGGCGGAGGCCGGTGAGTGGGCGCTGCCGGCGGCGACCGGCTCGGGCGAGGCAGCCGAATTGTCGCGCGCACTCGCCACATTGCACGAGCAGGGGCAGGAGGCCGTGCGGCTGCGCGCAGCGCTCGACCATGGCCGCGCCAACGTCATGATCTGCGATCCGGAAGGCCGGATCATCTACGCCAGCAAGGGCCTTCTGCGCTTCTTCGCCGAGGCGCAGGAGGATTTCCGCGCCGCTTTCCCGGGATGCTCGGCCAAGGACATGCTCGGGCGCGTGATGGAGCGGGTGCGCGGGGAGCATCGCCTCGCCGCCGGCCAGTCCGTCCGCCTGACGCTCGGACGTCGGACGATCTGCCTGGCGCTGACGCCCATCGAAGGCGGGGAGGGCCGCAGTCTCGGCACCGCTGTCGAGTGGCAGGAGCTGACCGACGAACTGGCCGCCGCAGCCGAGGTCTCGCAGCTGATCGAGGCGGCCCTCGATGGCGATTTTTCGCGCCGCGTCGGCGCGCAGGGCAAATCCGAGGTGCTCGCCCGGATGGCCGGAGGCATGAACCGGATCAACGAGTTGCTCGACAATGCCTTCGCCGATATCGCCGAGGTGGCCGAGGGGCTGTCGGAGGGTGATCTGACGCGCCGCATGGGCGGCATCCACCGGGGCCGGCTTGGCCAGATCCAGCACGATATCAACGAGGCGCTCGGCGTGCTCGGCGAACGGATCGAGATGATCCGCGCCACCGCCGGGTCGATCTCCCACGCCGCCATCGACGTCAACACAGTCGCCGCCGATCTCGCGATGCGCACGGACCAGATCGCCGTGGATCTCGGCGAGGCCTCGGGCGCGGCGGCGGAAATCGCCGCATCGGTCGGGCGCAGCAGCGCGCATTCGCGGGAGGCGAGCGATCTCGCCGGCACCACGATGGGCGTGGCGCGGGAAGGCCAGAGCGTGGTGGCGCGGGCGGCCGGGGCGATCGAGCGGATCGAGAGTTCCTCGCTGCGGATTTCCGAGATCGTCGGGGTGATCGACGAGATCGCCTTCCAGACCAATCTGCTGGCGCTCAACGCGGCGGTCGAGGCGGCGCGTGCCGGCGATGCCGGCAAGGGCTTCGCCGTGGTCGCGTCCGAGGTGAGGTCCCTGGCGCAACGCTCGGCGCAGGCGGCCAAGGACATCAAGGGCCTGATCGCAACGTCGAACGGGCAGGTCGCGGAAGGCGTGGGGCTGGTGCGTGAGACCGGCGAGACGCTCGGCCGCATCGTCGCCGCTGTGAACAGCGTGTCCACGACCGTTGCCGAGATTTCAGCCGTGAGCGCCAAGCAGGCCCACGGCATGGGTGGGGTGAACCGAAGCGTGTCTCAGGTGGACAAGGGTATACGGCAGAATGCCGAACTGGCAGGGCGCGGCGTGCAGGCCGCGGGCGAACTCGCGGGGCAGGTCGCGATGTTGAGCGAGATCGTCGATGCGTTCCGCCCGACAACTGCGCCCCGCTGGGTTGAGCCGCAGCATGCGCGCCGGGCGATGCCGGCCCCGATGGCGCCCGAGCCGCGCCTGCCCCTGCAGACACAGCCTCGCCGTGTCGCGGCAGGCGGACGGATGGGAGGCTGA
- a CDS encoding chemotaxis protein CheW: MTMTLQLGEKHFSSAQPESAARRIVTFKVGDRTFGIDVGMVREIKGWQATTPLPHAAPHVRGVLNLRGVILAVYDLRTAIGMGVTDASATHVIVVVDVEDKTAGLLVDSVSDIVDVPVSAVRPAPDLERDEHGLIEGLVLLDSDIVALLDLAAVIRDGGGEALLKTSRAA, encoded by the coding sequence ATGACCATGACCCTCCAACTCGGCGAAAAGCACTTCTCGTCCGCACAGCCTGAATCGGCTGCGCGCCGGATCGTCACCTTCAAGGTCGGCGACCGCACCTTCGGCATCGATGTCGGCATGGTCCGCGAGATCAAGGGCTGGCAGGCGACGACGCCGCTGCCGCATGCGGCCCCGCATGTGCGCGGCGTGCTCAATCTGCGCGGCGTGATCCTGGCTGTCTACGACCTGCGCACCGCGATCGGCATGGGCGTGACCGATGCCTCCGCCACGCATGTCATCGTCGTCGTCGACGTCGAGGACAAGACGGCGGGCCTGCTGGTCGACTCGGTCTCTGACATCGTCGACGTGCCGGTCTCGGCCGTGCGCCCGGCGCCGGATCTGGAGCGCGACGAGCATGGCCTGATCGAAGGCCTCGTCCTGCTCGACAGCGACATCGTGGCGCTGCTCGATCTGGCGGCGGTGATCCGGGACGGCGGCGGCGAAGCGCTGCTCAAGACCAGCCGGGCTGCCTGA